The Bacteroidetes bacterium GWF2_43_63 DNA segment ATAAGCCCATGAAACGCACATTGGGCGTGGTCGATCTGACGGCGCTGGGAATTGCTGCTATCATTGGGGCCGGAATCTTTGGCACCATCGGAAAAGCCGCTGTCGAAGGCGGTCCATCTGTTTCGTTATTGTTTGTGATAACTGCGATTGCGTGCGGATTTTCGGCCATGGCCTATGCACAATTTGCCAGCTCCATACCTATCAGCGGAAGTGCTTACACGTATGCTTATGCCAGTTTTGGGGAGCTGTTCGCCTGGATTATCGGGTGGGACCTGATTATGGAATACGCCATCGGAAATATTGCCGTAGCCATTTCGTGGAGCGATTATTTTACGGGCTTTCTAACGGGCTTCGGATGGCATTTGCCGGAATTTATGACGGTGGATTTTCTCACTGCTTCTCGGGCGCATGAAACGGTTTCAGCGTTGTTAGCGAAAGGTTCCGAACTTGGTAGTATTGATGCGCCTTTGCGCGAGGGTTATCTGGCCTGGATCAATGCGCCACAAATTGGCGGTGTGCATCTGATTGCCGATATTCCTGCATTCTGTATTGTTGCACTGATTTCCATTCTTGTTTTTCGCGGTATCCGCGAATCGAAAATTGCAAGTAATCTGATGGTGGCGCTGAAGCTGATTATTTTGATAGTTGTAATCGCCGTGGGTTCCTTTTATGTGAATCCCGACAACTGGTCACCTTTTGCACCCAATGGTTTTTCGGGCATGATGAAAGGAGTGGCTGGTGTCTTTTTTGCCTACATCGGATTCGATGCCATCAGTACCACGGCAGAAGAATGTAAAAATCCGAAGCGCGATTTGCCGAGATCCATGATGTATGCGCTGGGTATAACAACGGTGATTTATATTGTCATTGCGCTTATTCTGACCGGAATGGTGCCTTATGAAAAACTTGGAGTAGGTGATCCACTGGCATTCGTGTTTGATGAAGTTGGAATGTCGCAGCTCAGTGGCATTATTGCTTTGTCTGCATTGATTGCAATGGCGGGTGTGCTGCTTGTTTTTCAGGTGGGTCAGCCGCGCATCTGGATGAGCATGAGTCGCGATGGACTGCTCCCAAAGCGGTTTTCGAAACTTCACCCCAAATATAAAACGCCGGCATTCAGCACGGTCATTACCGGAATTATGGTTGCGGTACCTGCGTTGTTTACAAATCTTACGGAGATGACCGACCTGACCAGCATCGGGACATTGTTTGCGTTTGTGCTGGTAACCGGTGGCGTCATTCTGCTTGATAAAAGCGATCCTGAAATCAGAAAAGGTTTTCGCATTCCATATATGAATTCGCGCGTTTGGGTTCCGCTGTTGCTGGTTCCTGCTTATATTGCACTGTTCATGTTCACCAGCGATTTTTCGTTGGAAGCATTTATGGGGGAAAGAATTCCGGTTTTAATCTATTTTGGTGTGGCCATCGTGGTGATGATAGCTGCTACAATCCGCCAATGGAGCTTTATTCCGGTGGTTGGACTGCTGATTAATTTATACCTGATGTCAGAACTTGGTGTCACCAACTGGCTGCGTTTTTTCGTTTGGCTGGCTGTTGGCCTCGTTATTTATTTTACTTTCGGACGCAAGCATAGCAAACTTGGAAAGCGCCATGGAGACTAATGTTGTTGTTATTCTCATTTGTTCCGGACTGCTTGTCGGATTCATCAATACTATGGCGGGCGGAGCAACCATTATTTCTTTGTCGGTTCTCACATGGCTCGGATTGCCGCTTACAGTGGCCAACGGTACCAACCGGCTGGCGGTGTTTTTTCAGACACTCACCTCGGTTTCAAGTTTTCAGAACAGTCACCTCGTCGACTGGAAAAAAAGTTTACGTGTCGGAATACCAACGGTCATCGGGTCTGTGGCGGGGTCATTCATTGCTGTAAAACTGAACGAAGATATTATTCGTTACGCTTTTGTGATCATCATGATCATCATGCTTGCTTTTATTTTGTTCAAACCTTCGTTGTGGCTGAAAGGTAATGCTGCATTGCTTGAGTTGCCTGTGAAAAAATGGAATTATCCGTTGTTTTTTGTAATTGGCGTTTATGGCGGATTTCTGCATGTGGGTGTCGGATATTATTTGTTGGCCGCCATAGTGCTGGGACTGGGTCTTGATCTGATGAAAGCCAATGTGATGAAAAATCTGCTGGTGATGCTGTATGTTCCTTTTTCACTCATCATTTTCATTATCAACGATCAGGTGATGTGGAAATACGGACTCATTCATGCAATCGGAAATGTG contains these protein-coding regions:
- a CDS encoding amino acid transporter, producing the protein MSFRELFRRKSVADIVAQHEKDDKPMKRTLGVVDLTALGIAAIIGAGIFGTIGKAAVEGGPSVSLLFVITAIACGFSAMAYAQFASSIPISGSAYTYAYASFGELFAWIIGWDLIMEYAIGNIAVAISWSDYFTGFLTGFGWHLPEFMTVDFLTASRAHETVSALLAKGSELGSIDAPLREGYLAWINAPQIGGVHLIADIPAFCIVALISILVFRGIRESKIASNLMVALKLIILIVVIAVGSFYVNPDNWSPFAPNGFSGMMKGVAGVFFAYIGFDAISTTAEECKNPKRDLPRSMMYALGITTVIYIVIALILTGMVPYEKLGVGDPLAFVFDEVGMSQLSGIIALSALIAMAGVLLVFQVGQPRIWMSMSRDGLLPKRFSKLHPKYKTPAFSTVITGIMVAVPALFTNLTEMTDLTSIGTLFAFVLVTGGVILLDKSDPEIRKGFRIPYMNSRVWVPLLLVPAYIALFMFTSDFSLEAFMGERIPVLIYFGVAIVVMIAATIRQWSFIPVVGLLINLYLMSELGVTNWLRFFVWLAVGLVIYFTFGRKHSKLGKRHGD